DNA sequence from the Bradyrhizobium sp. CIAT3101 genome:
GAGCTCGTCTGAACTCGCGGCCTTCTCGATGGACCGTCTGACCAGGGCGGTCGGCTCGCTGCTCGATCGCGCCGTCGCGGCTGGCCAGATGCGCGCCGATATCAGTCCGGAAGACCTGTTCAGGGCCCTGATCGGCATGTGCTACATGCACGACCAGCCCGGCTGGCAATCCTCGGTGCTGCGGATGCTCGACGTGTTCGTCGACGGTCTTCGCGTGCAGCCCGTCGCAAAAGCCAAGGCGCGCGCCACCAAGCGCGCGAAGACGGCGTTGAAACCGAAGCGATAGCGCGTCCGTATTTGCCAAGGCCGTGCTAGGATCAGCATCGCCGAGATGTCAACGCGGAGCCTGCCATGCGCATTGCCGCCTTGCTGGTCGTTCTCAGTCTTGCTTGCAGCTCCTTCTCTGCGCGCGCCGACGATGTCGCGACGGCGCAAGGCGTAATCCGGGCTCAGGAACAAGCTTTTGCGCGAGACGATGCGGCTGCGGCCTATTCCCAGGCCGCGCCGGCGATCAGGGAAATCTTCCCCGCGCCCGACATCTTCATGTCCATGGTGCAGAAGGGCTACGCGCCGGTCTACCGCCACAAGAGCTTCGAGTTCGGCGAGAGCAGGATCGAGGGCAGCTCAATTGCCCAGCGCGTTCACATCATCGATGCCAATGGTGAAGCCTGGGAAGCGCTCTACACGCTCGAGCAGCAGCCGGACGGAAGCTACAAGATCACCGGCTGCTCGCTGCTGAAGGCAGGACAGGCGGTCTAAGCCGCCTCCAGCCATAAGGACACCACGGTCGCGACGGCGCCCAGGGTGATCGCGGTGTCGGCGGCGTTGAAAATAGCGAACGACGAGGCGTGGTAGGAGAGGTGAACGAAGTCGATCACCGAACCGATCCGCGCGCGGTCCAGCATGTTGCCGAGCGCGCCGCCGATGACCAGGGCAAGTCCGGTTGCCAGGATCGGCTGGCCAGATGCCACGCGGCGGAGCCACCAGGCCAATAGTCCGCAGGCCAGAAGCGAGAGGCCAACCAGCGGCCAGCGCTGCACATCGTCGGCAAACCGCAGGAAGCTGAACGAGATGCCTTTGTTGTAGGACAGCACAAGGTCGACGGATGGCAATGCCGTGGACGAGAAGATGATCATCGGACGATCGGGCTCCAGCAAGCCGACGGCAAGCTGCTTCGTACCCTGATCCAGCAGCACGACAACAAGGA
Encoded proteins:
- a CDS encoding DUF4864 domain-containing protein; its protein translation is MRIAALLVVLSLACSSFSARADDVATAQGVIRAQEQAFARDDAAAAYSQAAPAIREIFPAPDIFMSMVQKGYAPVYRHKSFEFGESRIEGSSIAQRVHIIDANGEAWEALYTLEQQPDGSYKITGCSLLKAGQAV
- the lspA gene encoding signal peptidase II, giving the protein MRLRTTPHVGVRWIWLVLVVVLLDQGTKQLAVGLLEPDRPMIIFSSTALPSVDLVLSYNKGISFSFLRFADDVQRWPLVGLSLLACGLLAWWLRRVASGQPILATGLALVIGGALGNMLDRARIGSVIDFVHLSYHASSFAIFNAADTAITLGAVATVVSLWLEAA